One window of Pectobacterium carotovorum genomic DNA carries:
- a CDS encoding DUF1488 domain-containing protein, with product MNQAIQFPDRESWDDKVMAIRFPVLVNGFQQECLVSAELLQQRYGGDSPERWLALFREYRWDLEDELEQMIVAEEWDDEGCYSLS from the coding sequence ATGAATCAGGCGATCCAGTTCCCCGATCGTGAAAGCTGGGATGATAAGGTCATGGCGATCCGCTTTCCCGTTTTAGTGAATGGCTTTCAGCAGGAATGTTTAGTGAGCGCGGAGCTGCTCCAGCAACGTTATGGCGGTGATAGCCCTGAACGGTGGCTGGCACTGTTCAGGGAATATCGATGGGATCTTGAAGATGAACTGGAGCAAATGATCGTTGCTGAAGAATGGGATGATGAAGGTTGTTACTCGTTGTCCTGA
- a CDS encoding gamma carbonic anhydrase family protein, translated as MSTKTFRRYNGISPVLGERVMVDHSSVVIGKVTLGDDVGIWPLVAIRGDVNYITIGARSNVQDGSVLHITHCSEKKPEGNPLIIGEDVTVGHKAMLHGCQIGNRVLVGMGSILLDGAVVEDDVMIGAGSLVPPGKRLEKGHLYLGSPVKKIRPLTQEEIEGLIYSAKNYVRWKDEYLAQDNE; from the coding sequence ATGAGTACAAAAACATTCCGTCGTTATAACGGCATTTCTCCCGTTTTAGGCGAAAGAGTCATGGTCGATCATTCCAGCGTGGTGATTGGTAAGGTAACACTAGGCGATGATGTCGGCATATGGCCTCTTGTCGCCATACGCGGTGATGTTAACTACATTACTATTGGTGCAAGGAGTAATGTTCAGGACGGATCTGTACTTCACATCACCCACTGCTCAGAGAAAAAACCAGAAGGTAATCCACTTATTATTGGTGAAGACGTCACGGTAGGCCATAAAGCGATGCTGCACGGTTGCCAAATAGGAAATCGGGTTCTGGTCGGAATGGGATCAATACTTCTGGATGGAGCGGTTGTTGAAGATGATGTCATGATTGGCGCTGGTAGCTTGGTCCCCCCAGGAAAACGACTGGAGAAGGGGCATCTATACCTCGGCAGCCCAGTCAAAAAAATTCGACCACTCACACAAGAAGAAATAGAGGGATTGATTTACTCGGCAAAAAACTATGTTCGTTGGAAAGATGAATACCTTGCTCAGGACAACGAGTAA
- the aroE gene encoding shikimate dehydrogenase, translating to MSEVTSFAVFGNPIAHSKSPRIHELFAAQTGITLTYQRVLAPLDNFEQMLRQYFRDGAGGANVTAPFKELAFAEADECSECAALAGAVNTLKRLSDGRLFGDNTDGIGLLSDLQRLALVKPLDRVLLVGAGGAARGVIQPLLAYDCTVVLANRTFSKADALAKIFRDIGDIHAVALDDLQGQSFDLIINATSSSMYDSVPNLPPELISPETCCYDMFYLPQLTPFLSWCVQHGALHYADGLGMLVGQAAHAFKLWHGVMPDVEPVIALLKQDLAK from the coding sequence ACGTCTTTTGCGGTTTTTGGTAATCCGATTGCGCATAGTAAATCACCTCGCATACATGAGCTATTTGCTGCACAGACGGGGATAACGTTGACGTACCAGCGCGTGTTAGCGCCTCTGGATAATTTTGAGCAGATGCTGCGCCAGTATTTTCGTGATGGTGCTGGTGGGGCGAATGTGACAGCGCCCTTTAAGGAGCTGGCCTTTGCCGAAGCCGATGAGTGTAGCGAGTGTGCTGCGCTTGCGGGGGCGGTCAATACATTGAAGAGATTGAGCGACGGTCGCCTGTTTGGTGATAATACCGATGGCATCGGTTTGCTCAGCGATCTACAACGATTGGCGCTGGTGAAACCGTTGGATCGTGTTTTGCTAGTTGGTGCAGGTGGTGCGGCGAGGGGTGTTATCCAACCCCTGCTTGCCTATGATTGTACAGTGGTGCTGGCGAATAGGACCTTTTCCAAGGCCGATGCCTTAGCTAAGATCTTCCGTGACATTGGTGATATTCACGCTGTTGCTCTCGATGATTTACAGGGGCAGTCGTTCGATCTGATCATCAACGCTACATCGTCTAGTATGTACGACAGCGTTCCTAACTTACCGCCAGAACTCATTTCGCCGGAAACGTGCTGTTATGACATGTTTTACCTGCCACAACTAACCCCCTTTTTGTCATGGTGCGTACAGCATGGCGCTCTCCATTATGCAGATGGTTTGGGAATGCTGGTGGGGCAAGCGGCACATGCGTTTAAACTTTGGCATGGTGTTATGCCGGACGTGGAGCCAGTGATTGCTTTACTAAAGCAGGATCTTGCTAAATGA